A section of the Saccharomyces paradoxus strain CBS432 chromosome XII sequence genome encodes:
- the REX3 gene encoding RNA exonuclease (RNA exonuclease~similar to YLR107W) gives MGSLLRPVDLVNQPLGFQERYKILQKLFKQLQKAYSHTNRSNIDLERLATRLEVHVARNSLSGQSYKFNMSILLRDVLKYKGDLSKIKVNGRPLKGGKPHSYSNSNIGTITTKSKAMEALKALVHDVKALEKNGYTVKETQNETSDDNNTQLYASCLRCSTNFKKTDIMEKTLCRYHPLKRMYNRETKNHQYPCCGETTDSVSFLRLGCKTFFHHVFRGESYDDLCKISKFSSTEDMDGVENVLSLDCEMAFTSLGYEMIRLTIVDFFTGKTLFDHVIQPIGDIVDLNSDFSGVHEIDRTNCPTYKEALNVFLSGNLINKNSILIGHGLENDLNVMRLFHNKVIDTAILYSKTKFKVSLKNLAFEVLSRKIQNGEHDSSQDAIATMDVVKVKIGISPSQNNWDQ, from the coding sequence ATGGGAAGTTTGTTGAGGCCAGTTGATCTGGTAAACCAGCCACTTGGATTCCAAGAAAGGTATAAGATTTTGCAGAAGTTATTCAAGCAGTTACAAAAGGCGTATTCACATACAAATAGAAGCAATATTGATCTTGAAAGACTTGCCACCCGCTTGGAAGTACATGTAGCCAGAAATAGCTTGTCTGGTCAGAGTTACAAGTTTAACATGAGCATTTTACTGCGAGATGTACTCAAATATAAGGGAGATCTCTCGAAGATCAAAGTTAATGGGCGCCCTCTCAAAGGAGGCAAGCCCCATTCATATTCAAACAGTAATATAGGCACCATCACCACTAAATCAAAAGCGATGGAAGCTTTAAAGGCTTTGGTTCATGATGTGAAGGCGTTGGAAAAGAATGGCTATACTGTTAAGGAAACGCAAAATGAAACTAGTGATGACAATAATACGCAACTATATGCATCTTGTTTGCGCTGCAGTACGAATTTTAAAAAGACAGACATCATGGAAAAAACTTTATGCAGGTATCATCCTTTAAAGAGAATGTACAACAGAGAGACCAAGAACCATCAGTATCCGTGCTGTGGCGAAACTACTGActctgtttcttttctaagGCTTGGATGCAAGACGTTTTTTCACCACGTGTTTAGAGGGGAATCATATGATGATTTGTGCAAAATTTCCAAGTTTTCCAGCACAGAAGACATGGATGGTGTTGAGAATGTCCTTTCTCTTGACTGTGAAATGGCGTTCACGTCATTGGGTTATGAGATGATACGTTTGACAATTGTGGATTTTTTCACCGGAAAGACACTATTTGACCATGTGATTCAGCCAATAGGAGATATTGTGGATTTAAATTCGGACTTTAGTGGTGTCCATGAGATTGATCGAACCAATTGTCCTACGTACAAGGAGGCGCTTAATGTATTTTTATCCGGaaatttaataaataaaaatagtaTACTTATAGGGCACGGACTGGAGAACGATCTAAACGTCATGAGGTTATTTCATAACAAGGTGATAGATACGGCAATACtttattcaaaaacaaagtTTAAGGtgtctttgaaaaacttagCGTTTGAAGTTTTGAGCagaaaaatccaaaatgGTGAGCATGATAGTTCTCAAGATGCGATAGCCACGATGGATGTTGTTAAAGTCAAAATAGGTATTTCTCCAAGTCAAAACAATTGGGATCAATAA
- a CDS encoding uncharacterized protein (similar to YLR108C), giving the protein MPGEKSETVVYTKQLETTPELLPNNEVFRIKIGQKLFEISGATLNSDAPNFFTQFFNMHDKNTILFIDRSEDVFIIIYRHLQGYFPEIKDEVNFSSLFTDALYFQLPKLVKIIKEYDYHFTNIGGVSFKVPKSLFHEEGNRLNYFEMISRTFYEEIEKWEAHKKSVFPPLLPPSYIARPPEFFRDILSLLGGAELELSERRTASLIKECRYYRFNRLEQELVKAKVIYNPLTNCQEICIALNNVSKNGVTIERLTTPYTENQPLAVGSCPNKNGGEKTATGIDKTETDLGGNDDSEPPTKKVKHSIERHWSMLKYRRPYIDTVSQDLIFQLHSNQCKIIFNKKNKTVHVDLSREAAELFENKFSDVLLETPEFNVDLSEYKVKLRDSQMQVESHLIIPACVSICDLMVNGAKCSNIFSLVNDSKCKERVLDCTNLKVLNCVHGLKLHLSKSMWKLGTNDGRIILVAVKAETFSGTKEYCKMIDFL; this is encoded by the coding sequence ATGCCTGGCGAAAAGAGCGAGACTGTGGTTTATACAAAACAGTTAGAAACTACTCCCGAGCTTTTGCCCAACAATGAGGTTTTCAGGATCAAGATCGGTCAAAAGCTATTTGAGATTTCAGGCGCTACGCTGAATTCTGATGCGcccaattttttcacccAGTTCTTCAATATGCATGATAAGAACACCATTCTGTTTATCGATAGGTCTGAAGACGTATTCATCATAATCTACAGACATTTGCAAGGTTATTTTCCCGAGATTAAGGATGAAGTAAACTTTTCCTCTCTTTTCACGGATGCATTATATTTCCAGTTACCTAAATTagtcaaaataataaaagaataCGACTACCACTTCACCAACATTGGGGGTGTTTCTTTTAAGGTGCCCAAATCATTGTTTCATGAAGAAGGCAATCGGCTGAACTATTTCGAAATGATTTCCCGCACATTTTATGAGGAGATTGAAAAGTGGGAGGCGCATAAGAAATCGGTCTTCCCACCTTTACTACCGCCCTCTTATATTGCCAGGCCCCCAGAATTTTTCCGAGATATATTATCTTTACTAGGCGGTGCCGAATTAGAATTATCTGAAAGAAGAACCGCATCTTTGATCAAAGAGTGTCGTTATTACCGTTTTAACAGGTTGGAGCAGGAATTAGTGAAGGCAAAAGTTATCTATAATCCCTTAACTAATTGTCAGGAAATTTGCATAGCTCTTAACAACGTTTCTAAGAATGGTGTAACCATCGAAAGATTAACAACACCCTATACCGAAAACCAACCTTTAGCAGTAGGGAGTTGTCCCAATAAAAATGGAGGGGAAAAAACCGCTACTGGAATTGATAAAACCGAGACTGATCTAGGCGGCAATGATGATTCAGAACCTCCAacaaaaaaggtaaaaCATTCTATTGAAAGACATTGGAGCATGTTAAAGTATCGAAGACCTTATATCGACACGGTTTCGCAAGATCTTATCTTCCAGTTACACTCTAACCAGTgcaaaataatattcaacaaaaagaataagacGGTGCATGTGGACCTATCCAGAGAGGCCGCAGAATTGTTcgaaaataaattttcagATGTTTTGTTGGAAACCCCAGAATTCAATGTCGATCTGTCTGAATATAAGGTCAAACTTCGTGACAGTCAAATGCAAGTTGAATCTCATCTAATAATCCCCGCATGCGTCTCTATCTGTGACTTGATGGTAAACGGCGCAAAATGCTCCAATATCTTCTCATTAGTTAACGACTCCAAATGTAAAGAGAGGGTCTTGGACTGCACCAatttaaaagttttgaattGTGTTCATGGTTTGAAACTACACCTATCGAAATCCATGTGGAAGTTAGGTACGAATGACGGAAGAATCATCCTCGTTGCTGTGAAAGCAGAGACCTTCTCAGGGACGAAAGAATATTGCAAAATGATTGATTTTCTGTGA
- the AHP1 gene encoding thioredoxin peroxidase AHP1 (Thiol-specific peroxiredoxin~similar to YLR109W) translates to MSDLVNKKFPAGDYKFQYIAISQSDAESEACKMPQTVEWSKLISDNKKVIITGAPAAFSPTCTVSHIPGYINYLDELVKEKEVDQVIVVTVDNPFANQAWAKSLGVKDTTHIKFASDPGCAFTKSIGFELAVGDGVYWSGRWAMVVEDGIVTYAAKETNPGTDVTVSSVESVLAHL, encoded by the coding sequence atgtCTGACTTAGTTAACAAGAAATTCCCAGCCGGCGACTACAAATTCCAATACATTGCAATCAGTCAAAGCGATGCTGAAAGCGAAGCTTGTAAGATGCCACAAACAGTTGAATGGTCCAAATTGATTTCCGACAACAAGAAGGTCATCATTACTGGTGCTCCAGCTGCTTTCTCCCCAACATGTACTGTCAGCCATATTCCAGGTTACATCAACTACTTGGATGAATTggttaaagaaaaggaagttGACCAAGTCATTGTTGTCACTGTTGACAACCCATTTGCCAACCAAGCATGGGCTAAGAGCTTAGGTGTTAAGGATACTACACACATCAAGTTTGCTTCCGACCCAGGTTGTGCTTTCACCAAATCCATCGGTTTTGAATTAGCCGTCGGTGACGGTGTTTACTGGAGTGGTAGATGGGCCATGGTTGTTGAAGACGGTATCGTTACTTACGCCGCCAAGGAAACCAACCCAGGTACCGATGTTACCGTTTCCTCTGTCGAAAGTGTCTTGGCCCATTTGTAG
- the CCW12 gene encoding Ccw12p (Cell wall mannoprotein~similar to YLR110C) codes for MQFSTVASIAAVAAVASAAANVTTATVSQESTTLVTITSCEDHVCSETVSPALVSTATVTVDDVITQYTTWCPLTTEAPKNGTTSTAAPVTSTAAPKNTTSAAPTHSVTSYTGAAAKALPAAGALLAGAAALLL; via the coding sequence ATGCAATTCTCTACTGTCGCTTCTATCGCCGCTGTCGCCGCTGTCGCCTCTGCCGCTGCTAACGTTACCACTGCTACTGTCAGCCAAGAATCTACTACTTTGGTCACCATCACTTCTTGTGAAGACCACGTATGTTCTGAAACTGTCTCCCCAGCTTTGGTTTCCACTGCTACCGTCACCGTCGATGACGTTATCACTCAATACACCACCTGGTGTCCATTGACCACTGAAGCCCCAAAGAACGGTACTACTTCTACTGCTGCTCCAGTTACCTCTACTGCTGCTCCAAAGAACACCACCTCTGCTGCTCCAACCCACTCTGTCACCTCTTACACTGGTGCTGCCGCTAAGGCTTTGCCAGCTGCCGGTGCTTTGTTGGCTGGTGCCGCTGCTTTGTTGTTGTAA
- the HOG1 gene encoding mitogen-activated protein kinase HOG1 (Mitogen-activated protein kinase involved in osmoregulation~similar to YLR113W), whose product MTTNEEFIRTQIFGTVFEITNRYNDLNPVGMGAFGLVCSATDTLTSQPVAIKKIMKPFSTAVLAKRTYRELKLLKHLRHENLICLQDIFLSPLEDIYFVTELQGTDLHRLLQTRPLEKQFVQYFLYQILRGLKYVHSAGVIHRDLKPSNILINENCDLKICDFGLARIQDPQMTGYVSTRYYRAPEIMLTWQKYDVEVDIWSAGCIFAEMIEGKPLFPGKDHVHQFSIITDLLGSPPKDVINTICSENTLKFVTSLPHRDPVPFSERFKTVEPDAVDLLEKMLVFDPKKRITAADALAHPYLAPYHDPTDEPVADAKFDWHFNDADLPVDTWRVMMYSEILDFHKIGGSDGQIDISATFDDQVAAATAAAAQAQAQAQAQVQLNMSAHSHNGAGTTGNNHSDITSGDKVGDRVAANDTITDYGNQAIQYANEFQQ is encoded by the coding sequence ATGACCACGAACGAGGAATTCATTAGAACGCAAATATTCGGTACGGTTTTCGAAATCACAAATAGATACAATGATTTAAATCCTGTTGGGATGGGGGCATTTGGGTTGGTTTGCTCAGCCACGGACACTTTGACATCTCAACCGGTTGccatcaagaaaatcatgAAACCTTTTTCCACCGCAGTGCTGGCTAAAAGAACATACCGTGAATTAAAACTACTAAAACACCTAAGACACGAGAACCTGATTTGCCTACAGgacatatttctttctccaTTGGAAGATATATATTTTGTCACAGAATTACAGGGAACAGATTTACATAGACTCTTGCAAACAAGACCCTTGGAAAAGCAATTTGTTCAGTATTTCCTATACCAGATTTTGAGGGGTTTAAAATACGTCCACTCTGCGGGTGTCATTCATAGAGATTTGAAACCAAGCAACATTCTAATCAATGAAAACTGTGATTTGAAGATTTGCGATTTCGGTCTGGCAAGAATTCAAGATCCCCAAATGACAGGTTATGTCTCCACTAGATATTATAGGGCCCCTGAAATCATGTTAACGTGGCAGAAATATGATGTCGAGGTTGACATTTGGTCCGCTGGTTGTATTTTTGCTGAAATGATTGAAGGTAAACCTTTGTTCCCTGGGAAGGATCATGTTCACCAATTTTCTATCATTACTGATTTGTTGGGATCTCCGCCAAAAGACGTGATAAATACTATTTGTTCCGAAAATACTCTAAAGTTTGTTACTTCATTACCACACAGAGACCCAGTTCCGTTTTCTGAAAGATTCAAAACAGTCGAACCTGATGCTGTAgatcttttggaaaaaatgttgGTTTTCGATCCTAAGAAAAGAATCACTGCGGCGGATGCCTTGGCTCATCCTTACTTGGCCCCTTATCACGACCCTACCGATGAACCAGTAGCAGATGCTAAGTTCGATTGGCATTTTAATGATGCAGATTTGCCTGTCGATACTTGGCGAGTTATGATGTATTCAGAAATCCTAGACTTTCACAAGATTGGTGGCAGCGATGGACAGATTGATATATCCGCTACATTTGATGACCAAGTTGCCGCAGCCACCGCCGCCGCGGCGCAGGCTCAGGCGCAGGCTCAAGCCCAAGTCCAGTTAAACATGTCTGCACATTCGCATAATGGCGCTGGCACTACTGGAAATAATCACTCAGATATAACTAGTGGAGACAAAGTTGGCGATCGCGTAGCCGCAAATGACACCATTACGGACTACGGCAACCAGGCCATTCAGTACGCTAATGAGTTTCAACAGtaa
- the AVL9 gene encoding Avl9p (Conserved protein involved in exocytic transport from the Golgi~similar to YLR114C), translating into MDEQEEAVIFGICLVDFHHKRGPEIEYWYGLPEGTQSAELWPNLPFQALPDGSHSFEETFTYFTLLYDERRQRSPPNGATNLSDDSINDNTTLFAISCSRQIKSDELVTKDKDVTRSTVQKAIVVISRQPIFGQIKDKLSIVTNAFFLQHDFGDRKIIQSLYENLKSIYTPASLVKNAENRLYIGLCLRKILHDFKKNALVLLKAIMLERKIIVYGNDVEALCNLQFGLISLIPDLMSSLQDSGSPQLFQDISKLNVIDSFKSSNRESVLRFLGFPLPIFEKGGLFSPYTPLQQMNDIRSDHTLFFMIGSSNTLLAEQKEELCHIFVNTDNSTVEILDKALNPVLQLSSHDKKWIESISGIVSDTWNENDDETPKNSQFEGSEDFIRWQFEDYLTGLLSSVKLSDYLELHKENDQALKTIPEDMLSTNPVHLFNLNWVHSWKETQNFLIFNSRTDDRLFDLFPPKHIYNGADTLSLLQQRFLATFHNLKRSTSNSSSNKNGHQSEEDTKDQESINSKKSVSQIPVNTGRNTEKPATNLWNSWKEYFNKPKNTANDGITESTEDLKNRSKTSNAIQKAMMGLGLHYKPDGGADQQSEEGYSEDGEDDDDDDDGDDDDDDDDAEDDEEDDDDDDDDDDDDDDDDDDDDDDDDDDDDDDDDEENGQDSSNGYTDATNINTDDDDDDESEQNLEHNVGNFNEDGTVADKDIESGSVSDKSCENKTGMHENDKNVEEQSEKRNTVENTDEEDGANDAE; encoded by the coding sequence ATGGATGAACAAGAGGAAGCGGTCATCTTCGGTATCTGCCTTGTAGACTTTCATCATAAAAGAGGCCCTGAAATAGAATACTGGTATGGACTACCCGAGGGCACCCAAAGCGCAGAACTATGGCCAAATTTACCCTTTCAAGCACTTCCTGATGGTTCCcattcttttgaagaaacatTCACTTATTTCACGTTGCTATATGACGAGAGAAGACAAAGAAGTCCTCCTAACGGGGCAACTAACCTGAGTGATGATAGCATCAATGACAATACGACTTTATTTGCCATATCCTGCTCGAGACAAATAAAAAGTGATGAATTGGTAACTAAAGATAAAGACGTAACTCGGTCTACTGTGCAAAAGGCAATCGTAGTCATCTCGAGACAACCAATTTTTGGTCAAATCAAAGACAAACTTAGTATTGTTACTAatgcttttttcttgcagCATGATTTTGGGGACAGGAAGATAATTCAGTCTTTATACGAAAACCTGAAGTCGATTTATACACCTGCATCTTTGGTCAAAAATGCTGAAAATCGTCTTTATATTGGGTTATGTTTGAGAAAGATACTACAcgattttaaaaaaaatgctttgGTCTTGTTGAAGGCAATTATGcttgagagaaaaattatAGTTTACGGTAACGATGTGGAAGCTTTGTGTAATTTACAGTTCGGTTTAATCAGTTTAATTCCGGACTTGATGTCGAGCTTGCAGGATTCCGGCAGTCCTCAGTTGTTTCAGGATATTTCGAAGTTAAATGTGATAGACTCGTTTAAATCGAGCAATCGAGAATCAGTGTTGAGATTCTTAGGTTTTCCATTGCCGATTTTCGAAAAAGGTGGACTATTTTCACCCTATACTCCACTGCAGCAAATGAATGACATACGATCAGATCATACTTTGTTCTTCATGATAGGCAGTTCCAACACATTGCTTGCTGaacaaaaggaagaacTATGTCACATATTTGTCAATACGGACAACTCCACTGTGGAAATTTTGGACAAGGCTTTAAATCCCGTCCTCCAATTGTCAAGTCatgataaaaaatggatCGAATCTATATCTGGAATCGTATCAGACACGTGGAACGAAAATGATGACGAAACGCCAAAAAACTCTCAATTTGAAGGGAGTGAGGATTTCATTAGGTGGCAGTTCGAGGACTATTTAACGGGGTTGCTTTCAAGTGTTAAACTAAGTGACTATTTGGAACTACATAAAGAGAATGATCAAGCTTTGAAGACTATACCTGAAGATATGCTAAGTACCAATCCCGTGCATTTATTTAATTTGAATTGGGTTCACAGTTGGAAGGAGAcacaaaattttctgatattCAACTCAAGAACAGATGATAGATTGTTCGATTTGTTTCCTCcaaaacatatatataatggCGCCGACACTTTGTCTTTATTACAGCAACGATTCTTGGCCACATTtcataatttgaaaaggagCACCAGCAACTCTTCGAGTAATAAAAACGGACATCAAAGCGAAGAGGATACCAAAGACCAGGAAAGCATCAACTCGAAAAAGTCTGTTTCGCAAATTCCTGTAAACACTGGAAGGAACACAGAGAAGCCAGCGACTAACTTATGGAATTCATGGAAGGAATACTTCAACAAACCAAAGAATACCGCTAACGATGGTATTACTGAATCCACAGAAGACCTTAAAAACAGAAGTAAAACATCTAATGCAATACAGAAAGCTATGATGGGTTTGGGTTTACATTATAAACCTGATGGGGGCGCCGACCAACAAAGTGAAGAGGGATATAGTGAGGATGGTGaggatgacgatgacgatgatgatggtgacgatgatgatgacgatgatgatgctgaggatgatgaagaggacgatgatgatgacgatgacgatgacgatgacgatgacgatgacgatgacgatgacgatgacgatgacgatgacgatgacgatgacgatgacgatgaggAAAACGGTCAAGACTCTAGTAATGGTTATACCGACGCCACCAATATCAACActgatgacgatgatgatgatgaaagtGAACAGAATCTTGAGCATAATGTAGGAAATTTCAATGAGGACGGAACCGTTGCAGATAAGGATATTGAGAGTGGTTCTGTGAGTGATAAAAGTTGCGAAAATAAAACTGGTATGCATGAAAACgataaaaatgttgaagaaCAGTCTGAGAAGAGGAATACAGTTGAAAATACCGATGAAGAGGACGGTGCGAATGACGCTGAATAA
- the CFT2 gene encoding cleavage polyadenylation factor subunit CFT2 (Subunit of the mRNA cleavage and polyadenlylation factor (CPF)~similar to YLR115W), with amino-acid sequence MTYKYNCCDDGSGTTVGSVVRFDNVTLLIDPGWNPSKVSYEQCIKYWEKVIPEIDVVILSQPTTECLGAHSLLYYNFTSHFISRIQVYATLPVINLGRVSTIDSYASSGVIGPYDTNELDLEDIEKSFDHIVPLKYSQLVDLRSRYDGLTLLAYNAGVCPGGSIWCISTYSEKLVYAKRWNHTRDNILNAASILDATGKPLSTLMRPSAIITTLDKFGSSQPFKKRSKIFKDTLKKGLSSDGSVIIPVDMGGKFLDLFTQVHELLFESTKINAHTQVPVLILSYARGRTLTYAKSMLEWLSPSLLKTWENRNNTSPFEIGSRIKIIAPNELSKYPGSKICFVSEVEALINEVITKVGNSEKTTLIFTKPSFESASSLDKILEIVKQSERNRKKSPEDGKSFVCDGYISINTIKEEPLTKEELEAFKLQLKEKKKNRNKKILLVKRESKKLANGNVIIDDSNAERTIRNQDILSENVNGAPAIDHIMRGDEDEEEEEEEEEENDNLLNLLKDNSEKPAVKKNTEVPVDIIIQPSATSKHKMFPFNPTKIKKDDYGAVVDFTMFIPDDSDNVNQNSRKRPLKEGAKSTRLVGEGENKNEEEDDYNMGDPVSKRSKHRTSRYSGFAGTGETENFDNLDYLKIDKTVSKRTVSTTNVQLKCSVVTLNLQSLVDQRSASIIWPSLKSRKIVLSAPKQIQNEEISAKLIKKNIEVVNMPLNKIIEFSTTIKTLDISIDSDLDNLLKWQRISDSYTVATVVGRLVKESLPQVNNHQKTASRSKLVLKPLGGSSRSHKTGALSIGDVRLVQLKKQLMEKNYIAEFKGEGTLVINEKVAVRKINDAETIIDGTPSELFDTVKKLVTDMLAKI; translated from the coding sequence ATGACGTATAAATACAACTGCTGTGATGATGGATCCGGAACTACCGTTGGTTCAGTGGTGCGATTTGATAACGTCACCTTGTTAATCGATCCCGGTTGGAATCCATCTAAAGTATCATATGAGCAATGTATCAAGTACTGGGAAAAAGTGATACCGGAAATTGATGTAGTAATACTATCACAACCGACGACTGAATGTTTAGGTGCTCACTCCTTACTGTACTATAATTTCACCTCCCACTTCATATCGAGAATACAAGTTTACGCAACTCTTCCCGTTATCAACCTAGGGAGAGTTTCCACCATAGATTCATATGCATCTTCGGGTGTCATAGGTCCATATGACACAAATGAACTTGATCTCGAGGATATTGAGAAATCTTTTGATCATATAGTTCCTTTGAAGTACTCGCAGTTGGTAGATCTACGATCAAGATACGATGGATTGACTTTATTGGCGTACAATGCTGGTGTGTGTCCAGGTGGTTCTATTTGGTGCATTAGCACATACTCAGAGAAATTGGTTTATGCAAAGCGATGGAATCACACTAGAGATAACATACTAAATGCTGCTTCTATATTGGATGCCACTGGGAAGCCTTTATCAACTTTGATGAGACCTTCTGCAATAATTACTACTTTAGACAAGTTTGGTTCTTCTCAACCGTTTAAAAAACGttcaaaaatcttcaaagatACATTAAAGAAGGGTTTGAGTTCGGACGGGTCCGTTATAATACCGGTAGATATGGGTGGCAAATTTCTGGATCTGTTCACACAAGTTCATGagttattatttgaaagtaCGAAGATCAACGCACATACACAGGTGCCTGTACTTATTCTGTCGTATGCGAGAGGAAGGACTCTAACATATGCCAAATCAATGCTTGAGTGGCTATCGCCTTCGCTACTTAAAACATGGGAAAACAGAAATAATACTTCTCCATTTGAAATTGGATCAAGGATCAAAATTATAGCACCGAATGAATTGAGTAAATACCCTGGTTCTAAGATTTGCTTCGTATCTGAGGTAGAAGCCTTGATCAATGAAGTCATAACTAAAGTCGGCAATTCTGAGAAGACAACCCTCATTTTTACCAAACCGAGCTTTGAATCTGCATCGTCTTTAGATAAGATACTAGAAATTGTAAAACAGAGCGAAAGAAACCGGAAGAAATCACCTGAAGATGGTAAATCATTCGTTTGCGATGGCTACATTTCAATAAATACCATAAAGGAAGAACCTTTGACTAAAGAGGAATTAGAGGCGTTTAAATTACaactcaaagaaaagaaaaagaacagaaataagaaaattctACTGGTGAAAAGAGAATCCAAGAAACTGGCCAATGGCAACGTAATCATAGATGATTCTAACGCTGAAAGGACGATAAGAAATCAAGACATCTTGTCAGAAAATGTCAATGGAGCACCAGCGATTGATCATATTATGAGAGGagacgaagatgaagaggaggaggaagaggaagaggaagaaaacgaTAATTTGTTAAACTTACTCAAGGATAATTCTGAGAAGCCAgcggtgaaaaaaaacaccGAAGTCCCTGTGGACATTATAATTCAACCAAGCGCTACTTCGAAGCATAAAATGTTCCCGTTTAATCCCACtaaaatcaagaaagatGATTATGGTGCCGTTGTAGATTTTACGATGTTTATACCTGATGATTCAGACAATGTTAATCAAAATAGCAGGAAGAGACCACTCAAAGAGGGTGCTAAAAGCACGCGTCTTGTAGGCGAAggagaaaacaaaaacgaagaagaagatgattaTAATATGGGAGATCCAGTTAGCAAAAGGAGCAAACACCGCACTTCTCGTTATTCGGGATTTGCTGGGACAGGagaaacagaaaattttgataatttagACTACTTAAAGATAGACAAGACAGTCTCCAAAAGAACAGTCTCAACTACAAATGTTCAATTGAAATGCTCCGTGGTCACCCTGAATTTACAGAGTTTAGTCGATCAAAGATCTGCATCTATTATATGGCCATCACTAAAATCTAGAAAAATTGTGCTTTCAGCTCCGAAACAGattcaaaatgaagaaatttcgGCAAAACTtattaagaaaaatatcGAGGTGGTCAACATGCCATTGAATAAGATAATAGAATTTAGTACAACAATAAAGACCCTGGATATCTCCATTGACTCTGACCTTGATAACCTTTTGAAATGGCAACGTATCAGTGATAGTTATACGGTTGCCACTGTCGTTGGCAGGTTGGTTAAGGAGAGTTTACCGCAAGTTAacaatcatcaaaaaacAGCGTCAAGGAGTAAACTAGTCTTGAAACCATTAGGCGGTTCATCGAGAAGCCATAAAACGGGTGCGTTATCAATCGGTGATGTTAGATTGGTACAATTAAAGAAACAGTTGATGGAGAAAAACTACATTGCAGAATTTAAAGGAGAAGGTACCCTTGtcataaatgaaaaagtaGCAGTCCGTAAAATCAATGATGCAGAAACCATTATCGACGGTACGCCTTCGGAACTTTTTGATACTGTCAAGAAACTGGTTACGGATATGTTAGCAAAAATCTAG